One window from the genome of Garra rufa chromosome 1, GarRuf1.0, whole genome shotgun sequence encodes:
- the LOC141326017 gene encoding uncharacterized protein: MAFVDEDSEDFWIQDTVRIKQEDTEEQTDMTALKEESQEMNAAEEMSIKTENTSSGNATQGCLEPYICGQCGKSFRCKKHIYQHMRVHSKKIVCQSERCKMVFPDWKQLKQHVKTHIRKTKPFMCLYCGKNWKKQAHLTVHVRVHTKVKPFACKLCGKRFAQKSSVPVHMRTHTGEKPFICLKCGKAFVVNASLKEHMRTHTGEKPFPCELCEKRYSKKQILQVHMRTHTGEKPYKCLWCKESFFYQRKFKNHLRTHSVSQVGLVTTEKI; this comes from the exons ATGGCTTTTGTTGATGAGGACAGTGAAGACTTCTGGATTCAAGATACAGTTCGTATCAAACAAgaagacactgaggaacaaacag ACAtgacagcactgaaagaggagagtcaagaaatgAATGCAGCAGAAGAGATGTCCATAAAGACTGAAAATACTTCCTCAGGAAATGCCACTCAAGGATGTCTTGAGCCTTAcatatgtggtcagtgtggaaagagtttcagatgcaaaaaacacatttatcagcacatgagagttcactctaaAAAGATCGTATGTCAAAGTGAAAGATGCAAAATGGTTTTCCCAGACTGGAAACAGCTTAAGCAACATGTCAAAACTCACATCAGAAAAACAAAGCCTTTCATGTGCCTTTACTGTGGAAAGAATTGGAAGAAGCAAGCACACCTCACGGTTCACGTGAGAGTTCACACCAAAGTAAAGCCTTTCGCCTgtaaactgtgtggaaagagatttgcTCAAAAATCAAGCGTTCcagtccacatgagaactcacacgggagagaagcctttcatttgCTTGAAGTGTGGAAAGGCTTTTGTCGTAAACGCAAGTCTTAAAgaacacatgagaactcacactggagagaagcctttcccgTGTGAACTGTGTGAAAAGAGATATTCCAAAAAACAAATCCTTcaagtccacatgagaactcacactggagaaaaaccttacaaatGTCTTTGGTGTAAAGagagttttttctatcaaagaaaatttaaaaatcatttgCGAACTCATTCTGTGTCACAAGTAGGGCTGGTAACTACCGAAAAAATTTAA